Sequence from the Rhodococcus jostii RHA1 genome:
CCGCCGGCCGAGACCAGGACGAGCCGGTCGACCATCTGCGGGAACTGGTAGGAGAACTGCATCGCGACACCGCCGCCGAGGGAGTGACCGACGACGGTGACCTTGTCGATGCCCAGGGTGGAGAGCAGGTCGCGCATACCGTTGGCGTACGCGGCGACCGAGTAGTCGGCCCGCGGCTTGTCGGAGCGCCCGTGGCCCAGCAGATCGGGGGCGATGACGGTGTAGTTCTTGGCGAGGTGCGGGATGATCTCGGTCCAGGTGGACGAGTTGTCGCCGATGCCGTGGATCAGCAGAAGCGCGGGACCCTCGCCTGCCATGCGGAACGCGCGGCGGTAGCCGTGGATCGTGCGGAACATCATGCGGGTTTCGGCGTTCGGAACGGGCCTGAGCTTACGAATGCGAGTGTCGCTCATGTCGCCTCCTGAACTAGGTGCACTCCCGAATGTTGACAGCTCAATCATCCGCTTCATCTCGACGCTATTGCACCGCTCTCGGCCGAACAACTGGACCGTGCGGTCGCACAGTGTCCGAGTGGCGACCGCACAACCGCTCCTCGGTCACGCCCCGCCCGGTGATCCCCCCTCGTCGTCGGAGTCGCCGCCCTCGCCGTCCTGCAGGGCCTGTTCGGCGAGGAAACGCTCGAATTCTGCACCGAGTTCGTCACCACTCGGCAGGTCTTCTTCGCTGGCCAGGAGCGTGGACTGCTGTTCTTGAGCCGTTACGTAGGCATCGTACTGGCGTTCCAGGGCGTGGACGACGGTTTGTACCTCCTCGTTACCCGCGATGTGCTCGTCGACCTGTTCGCGGACGCGTGCGGCGGCCTCGCCGAGCGCCGCCAGCGGCAGGTCCAGGTCGGTGACGTCACTCACATTCTCGAGGAGGGTCTCGGCGGCACCCGGGTAGTCCGTCTGAGCCAGGTAATGGGGGACGTGAACCGAGAACCCGACGGACTCGTGCCCGTGCTGCGCCATCCGCAACTCGATCAGCGAGGACGCGCTGCCGGGAACCTGCAGTTCGCCGGACCAGCGCTGATGATCCTTGATCAGGTCCTTGTTGGTGGAATGCGCGGTCACCCCGAGCGGACGGGTGTGCGGGATGGCCATCGGAATGGCGTTGATGCCCACGGTCCGGCGCACACCGAGCTGCTCGGCCAGCAGGCGCACCGCCGTGGTGAACCGCTCCCAGCGCAGGTCGGGCTCCATGCCGGCCAGCAGCAGGAACGGGGTGCCCGCCGTGTCCTTCAGCGCATAC
This genomic interval carries:
- a CDS encoding proteasome assembly chaperone family protein — translated: MDEQSKMYELEFPAPQLSSADGQGPVLIHGLEGFSDAGHAVKLATTHLRESLESELVASFAVDELVDYRSRRPTMTFKADHFSDYDQPELNLYALKDTAGTPFLLLAGMEPDLRWERFTTAVRLLAEQLGVRRTVGINAIPMAIPHTRPLGVTAHSTNKDLIKDHQRWSGELQVPGSASSLIELRMAQHGHESVGFSVHVPHYLAQTDYPGAAETLLENVSDVTDLDLPLAALGEAAARVREQVDEHIAGNEEVQTVVHALERQYDAYVTAQEQQSTLLASEEDLPSGDELGAEFERFLAEQALQDGEGGDSDDEGGSPGGA